In one Methylobacterium sp. SyP6R genomic region, the following are encoded:
- a CDS encoding TetR/AcrR family transcriptional regulator, translating into MTMGRPRAFCTEKALDEAMEVFWRHGYDGATLAMLTKAMGIKPPSLYAAFGSKEGLLKAALDRYAERRSAHMRYVLAGATARDVAERFLSSIAESHTDPANPPGCLLVQGGLACGAGSENIPFELAARRAQTEAELRERFVRAKAEGDLTTGDLTTGDLADDADPAALARFLSTVASGMGVLASSGADREALREVARVSLGAFPRGDATTGPD; encoded by the coding sequence ATGACGATGGGGCGGCCCCGGGCCTTCTGCACGGAGAAGGCCCTCGACGAGGCGATGGAGGTGTTCTGGCGCCACGGCTATGACGGGGCGACGCTGGCGATGCTGACCAAGGCGATGGGCATCAAGCCGCCGAGCCTCTACGCCGCCTTCGGCAGCAAGGAGGGCCTGTTGAAGGCCGCCCTCGACCGCTATGCCGAGCGCCGCTCCGCGCACATGCGCTACGTGCTGGCCGGCGCGACCGCCCGCGACGTGGCCGAGCGCTTCCTGTCGAGCATCGCCGAGAGCCACACCGATCCGGCGAACCCGCCCGGCTGCCTGCTGGTCCAGGGGGGGCTGGCCTGCGGCGCCGGTTCCGAGAACATCCCGTTCGAGCTCGCCGCCCGCCGCGCCCAGACCGAGGCCGAACTGCGTGAGCGCTTCGTGCGGGCGAAGGCCGAGGGCGACCTGACCACGGGCGACCTGACCACGGGCGACCTGGCGGACGACGCCGACCCGGCGGCGCTCGCCCGCTTCCTGTCGACGGTCGCCTCGGGGATGGGGGTACTGGCCTCCTCGGGCGCCGACCGCGAGGCGTTGCGCGAGGTGGCCCGCGTGTCGCTCGGGGCGTTCCCGCGGGGCGATGCGACGACCGGTCCGGATTGA
- a CDS encoding methyl-accepting chemotaxis protein — protein MFSMSKLAVRLPSTIVGLALVSATVMGGLSWYSAKNSLVSAVQDRLALSATATGHGIALVADQARTDFTAAAGHPQVASNFTDLIENLDPGKPDYAGILAAFRAPPSPEARLAFDGTTTNTMYGRRHVKVQEVARKLLSQPGHADLLFLDPNGRIVYTATKGDDFAASVTDPALRDTGLARLFEQMKGAGPDAVSFADFSAYPVGGTPAAFIGKAMSRRANVAMGTAQAVERAGYIVMRMSPALFDATLAQRAGLGETGQALVVGADGLLRGKPPLSAGVAAGMPASALGIAPDRLAAKAPFSYAASDGRHMAVAATVPVLGAPWTMLAEQSEAEALRAVDELSRLLVMIGLAVLAGTAVLGLLMSRAIVRPLAALTTAIKALAARQTLDEVPGHRRRDEIGDIARAVVMIRDVSLEEAAQQLQTTEAARLREEQARRSMLRDLADRFEVSVGGIVARVSGAAEGLSGASGAVTRAVDGTASRSVSVASTARQTSGNVGAVAAAAEELGATVAEIGRQVVQAAGMSAEAVAQAQAAGGTMADLSAAAARIGDVVGLVSQIASQTNLLALNATIEAARAGAAGRGFAVVAAEVKELAGQTARATDEIGRHVAAIQSTSQGAGEAIAGVTAQIEAMSQVTTGIASAIEEQGAMTHEIVRQMAEATDGTSAMTRDIAEVADAAETAGRAACEVAQVSDDLSDQCARLRQEVDGFLASVRAA, from the coding sequence ATGTTTTCCATGTCCAAGCTGGCCGTCAGGCTGCCCTCGACCATCGTCGGTCTCGCGCTCGTCAGCGCGACGGTCATGGGCGGCCTGAGTTGGTATTCGGCCAAGAACAGCCTCGTCTCTGCCGTCCAGGACCGGCTCGCGCTGTCCGCGACGGCGACCGGCCACGGCATCGCCCTGGTCGCCGATCAGGCCAGGACCGATTTCACCGCCGCCGCCGGTCACCCGCAGGTGGCCTCGAACTTCACCGACCTGATCGAGAACCTCGATCCGGGCAAGCCGGACTATGCCGGGATCCTGGCGGCCTTCCGGGCCCCGCCGAGCCCCGAGGCGCGGCTCGCCTTCGACGGCACCACGACCAACACCATGTATGGCCGCCGGCACGTCAAGGTGCAGGAGGTGGCCCGCAAGCTCCTGAGCCAGCCCGGTCACGCCGACCTGCTGTTCCTCGATCCGAACGGACGCATCGTCTACACGGCGACGAAGGGCGACGACTTCGCCGCCTCGGTCACCGACCCGGCCCTGCGCGACACCGGCCTCGCCCGGCTGTTCGAGCAGATGAAGGGGGCCGGGCCCGACGCGGTGTCGTTTGCCGACTTCTCCGCCTATCCGGTCGGCGGCACGCCCGCGGCCTTCATCGGCAAGGCGATGAGCCGGCGTGCCAACGTCGCCATGGGCACCGCGCAGGCGGTGGAGCGGGCCGGCTACATCGTGATGCGGATGTCGCCCGCCCTGTTCGACGCGACCCTGGCGCAGCGCGCCGGCCTCGGCGAGACCGGCCAGGCCCTGGTGGTCGGTGCCGACGGGCTCCTGCGCGGCAAGCCGCCGCTCTCGGCAGGCGTCGCGGCCGGCATGCCCGCAAGCGCGCTCGGCATCGCCCCGGACCGCCTCGCCGCGAAGGCGCCGTTCTCCTACGCGGCGTCCGACGGCCGCCACATGGCGGTCGCCGCCACGGTGCCGGTCCTCGGCGCCCCCTGGACCATGCTGGCGGAGCAGTCGGAGGCCGAGGCGCTCCGGGCGGTGGACGAGCTGTCCCGCCTCCTCGTGATGATCGGGCTTGCCGTGCTCGCCGGCACGGCGGTGCTCGGGCTCCTGATGTCGCGGGCGATCGTGCGTCCCCTCGCGGCGCTCACGACGGCGATCAAGGCGCTGGCCGCCCGCCAGACCCTCGACGAGGTGCCCGGCCACCGGCGCCGCGACGAGATCGGCGACATCGCCCGGGCCGTGGTGATGATCCGCGACGTGTCGCTGGAAGAGGCGGCCCAGCAGCTCCAGACCACCGAGGCCGCGCGCCTGCGCGAGGAGCAGGCCCGCCGCAGCATGCTGCGCGACCTCGCCGACCGGTTCGAGGTCTCGGTCGGCGGCATCGTGGCGCGGGTCTCGGGCGCGGCCGAGGGTCTGAGCGGGGCCTCCGGTGCCGTGACGCGGGCGGTCGACGGAACCGCGTCCCGCTCGGTCAGCGTCGCGTCCACCGCCCGGCAGACCAGCGGCAATGTCGGCGCCGTCGCGGCGGCAGCGGAGGAGTTGGGCGCGACCGTGGCGGAGATCGGCCGGCAGGTCGTGCAGGCCGCCGGCATGTCGGCCGAGGCGGTGGCCCAGGCCCAGGCCGCCGGCGGGACGATGGCGGACCTGTCCGCGGCGGCCGCCCGCATCGGCGACGTCGTCGGCCTCGTCTCGCAGATCGCCAGTCAGACCAACCTGCTGGCGCTCAACGCCACCATCGAGGCGGCCCGCGCGGGCGCGGCCGGACGCGGCTTCGCGGTGGTCGCGGCGGAGGTGAAGGAACTCGCCGGCCAGACGGCACGAGCCACCGACGAGATCGGCCGCCACGTCGCGGCGATCCAGTCCACCAGCCAGGGCGCCGGGGAGGCGATCGCCGGCGTCACCGCGCAGATCGAGGCGATGAGCCAGGTCACCACCGGCATCGCCTCGGCGATCGAGGAGCAGGGCGCGATGACCCACGAGATCGTGCGCCAGATGGCCGAGGCGACCGACGGCACCTCCGCGATGACCCGCGACATCGCCGAGGTCGCCGATGCCGCCGAGACGGCAGGCCGTGCGGCCTGCGAGGTGGCGCAGGTCTCCGACGACCTGTCGGACCAGTGCGCCCGCCTGCGCCAGGAGGTCGACGGCTTCCTGGCCAGCGTGCGGGCGGCCTGA
- the ung gene encoding uracil-DNA glycosylase, producing the protein MPTDDSVAGALARFQASGSPWLALPFFQDGSAERVAEAVDARRTAGARVLPAPDDIFNALTLTPLDRVRAVILGQDPYPTPGDAHGLAFSYVGRRRLPASLKVILAEMAEETGSPVPTSGDLTPWARQGVLLLNAALTVEAGKSGAHMKLGWSALTDQAVQAVSAERPAVAFLLWGAPARQRAALIDGTKHLVLEAGHPSPLNRKADFRGSRPFGRANAWLEENGLEPIDWRLA; encoded by the coding sequence ATGCCGACAGACGATTCCGTGGCGGGCGCGCTCGCCCGCTTCCAGGCCTCCGGGTCGCCCTGGCTCGCCCTGCCCTTCTTCCAGGACGGCAGCGCCGAGCGGGTCGCCGAGGCGGTCGATGCCCGCAGGACCGCCGGCGCCCGGGTGCTGCCGGCGCCGGACGACATCTTCAACGCGCTGACGCTGACGCCGCTCGACCGGGTGCGGGCGGTGATCCTCGGGCAGGACCCCTACCCGACACCGGGCGATGCCCACGGCCTCGCCTTCTCGTATGTCGGCAGGCGCCGGCTGCCGGCCTCGCTCAAGGTGATCCTGGCCGAGATGGCGGAGGAGACCGGCTCCCCGGTGCCGACCTCCGGCGACCTCACCCCCTGGGCGCGCCAGGGCGTGCTGCTCCTCAATGCGGCGCTCACCGTCGAGGCGGGGAAGTCCGGCGCCCACATGAAGCTCGGCTGGTCGGCGCTGACCGATCAGGCGGTCCAAGCGGTCTCGGCGGAGCGCCCGGCGGTGGCCTTCCTGCTCTGGGGCGCACCGGCCCGCCAGCGCGCCGCCCTGATCGATGGCACCAAGCATCTGGTTCTGGAGGCCGGTCACCCCTCGCCCCTCAACCGCAAGGCGGATTTCCGCGGCAGCCGGCCGTTCGGGCGGGCCAATGCATGGCTGGAGGAGAACGGGCTGGAACCGATCGACTGGCGGCTGGCGTAG
- a CDS encoding bifunctional metallophosphatase/5'-nucleotidase, which translates to MTSPSRRQTLALGLGAGFAGLTVGRAAARAPDTDFTLVLVNDIYRMGPVDGRGGFPKLAAVVKAERAKGRPVLVCHAGDTLSPSLMSGIDKGRHIIELTNLIKPDVFVPGNHEFDFGQTIYLERMRAANFPVFAANLRRPDGSPVPGTSESTILTVGGIKLGVVGIALPETPAKSQSGDWTFGPAVATLAREAASLRAAGAEMVLAVCHTDRATDEALVASRHADIVLSGHDHDLALRYDGRTVFAESGHDAEYVTAIDIKAEGTGTALTWTAAFRIHDTAEIEPDPEVLAVVNRLEGDLARELDVPLGRVTNALDTRIEVVRRGEAAFGDLVADALRHAAGAEIGLMNGGGIRGNRTYPADSALTRRDVLTELPFGNTSVLVKISGAQVLAALENGFSELGRSAGRFPQVSGITVTVDPAAAIGKRVVEVRVGGTALDPARSYTVAANNFMLAGGNDYGMLAEGRTLVGATDGTLVANVVMSYIRAHAPLTIETGRLLLRRS; encoded by the coding sequence ATGACCTCGCCGAGCCGCCGCCAGACCCTCGCCCTCGGCCTCGGGGCCGGATTCGCCGGTTTGACGGTCGGGCGGGCCGCCGCCCGGGCGCCGGATACCGACTTCACCCTGGTCCTCGTCAACGACATCTACCGGATGGGGCCGGTCGACGGCCGCGGCGGCTTCCCGAAGCTCGCGGCCGTGGTCAAGGCCGAGCGGGCGAAAGGCCGACCAGTCTTGGTCTGCCATGCCGGCGACACCCTCTCGCCCTCGCTGATGTCGGGCATCGACAAGGGCCGCCACATCATCGAACTCACCAACCTCATCAAGCCGGACGTGTTCGTGCCGGGCAACCACGAGTTCGATTTCGGCCAGACGATCTATCTGGAGCGGATGCGGGCCGCGAACTTTCCGGTGTTCGCCGCCAACCTGCGCCGGCCCGACGGCTCGCCGGTGCCGGGCACCAGCGAATCGACGATTCTCACCGTCGGCGGGATCAAGCTCGGGGTGGTCGGCATCGCGCTGCCCGAGACCCCGGCCAAGTCTCAATCGGGCGACTGGACATTCGGCCCCGCCGTCGCGACCCTCGCCCGCGAGGCGGCGTCCTTGCGGGCGGCAGGCGCCGAGATGGTGCTGGCGGTCTGCCACACCGACCGGGCGACCGACGAGGCCCTGGTGGCGAGCCGGCACGCCGACATCGTGCTCTCGGGCCACGACCACGACCTGGCGCTCCGCTACGACGGCCGCACGGTCTTCGCCGAATCCGGCCATGATGCCGAATACGTCACTGCCATCGACATCAAGGCCGAAGGGACCGGCACGGCGCTCACCTGGACCGCCGCCTTCCGCATCCACGACACCGCCGAGATCGAGCCCGACCCGGAGGTGCTGGCGGTGGTCAACCGCCTGGAAGGCGACCTCGCCCGCGAGCTCGACGTGCCGCTCGGCCGGGTGACCAACGCCCTCGACACCCGCATCGAGGTGGTGCGCCGGGGCGAGGCCGCCTTCGGCGACCTCGTCGCGGATGCGCTGCGCCACGCCGCCGGGGCCGAGATCGGCCTGATGAACGGCGGCGGCATCCGCGGCAACCGAACCTACCCGGCCGACAGCGCGCTGACCCGCCGCGACGTGCTGACGGAACTCCCCTTCGGCAACACTTCGGTGCTGGTCAAGATCTCGGGCGCCCAGGTGCTCGCCGCCCTGGAGAACGGCTTTTCGGAACTCGGCCGCTCCGCCGGGCGCTTCCCGCAAGTCTCCGGGATCACCGTCACGGTCGATCCCGCCGCTGCGATCGGGAAACGGGTCGTCGAGGTCCGCGTCGGCGGCACAGCCCTCGATCCGGCCCGGTCCTACACGGTCGCGGCCAACAACTTCATGCTCGCCGGCGGCAACGATTACGGGATGCTGGCCGAGGGGCGGACGCTGGTCGGCGCCACCGACGGCACGCTCGTCGCCAACGTGGTGATGTCCTACATCCGCGCCCACGCGCCGCTGACGATCGAGACGGGGCGCCTCCTCCTCCGCCGCTCCTGA
- the hemH gene encoding ferrochelatase: MNEVTPNAALARGATPVGQTGAGALPTGHPAVRWGRIGVLLMNLGTPEGTSYWPMRRYLKEFLSDRRVIEVPRAVWWPLLNLVILTKRPGPKGRDYASVWNNERDEGPLKTITRGQAEKLQAAMGDRVVVDWAMRYGKPEVDKRIQALLDQGCDRILLVPLYPQYAAATSATACDQAFRALMKMRWQPTVRVSPPYHDDPVYIEAVASAIRRDLAALDFEPEVILTSFHGVPKSYLMKGDPYHCQCVKTGRLIREALGYSPERMRTTFQSRFGNEEWLKPYTDETVKELAAQGVKRLAIVAPGFTADCLETLEELDGENRHYFEEGGGTHFAYLPCLNDGAEGMRVIEHVVARELKGWLD, encoded by the coding sequence ATGAACGAGGTGACCCCGAACGCCGCGCTCGCCCGCGGCGCCACTCCCGTGGGCCAGACCGGTGCCGGCGCTCTGCCGACCGGCCACCCGGCCGTGCGATGGGGCCGGATCGGCGTGCTCCTGATGAATCTCGGCACGCCCGAGGGCACGAGCTACTGGCCGATGCGCCGCTACCTCAAGGAATTCCTTTCCGACCGGCGGGTGATCGAGGTGCCGCGCGCGGTCTGGTGGCCGCTCCTCAACCTGGTGATCCTGACCAAGCGCCCGGGCCCGAAGGGGCGCGACTATGCCTCGGTCTGGAACAACGAGCGCGACGAGGGCCCGCTCAAGACCATCACCCGCGGCCAGGCCGAGAAGCTCCAGGCGGCGATGGGCGACCGCGTCGTGGTCGACTGGGCGATGCGCTACGGCAAGCCCGAGGTCGACAAGCGCATCCAGGCGCTGCTCGATCAGGGCTGCGACCGGATCCTGCTGGTGCCGCTCTATCCGCAATACGCCGCTGCGACCTCGGCCACCGCCTGCGACCAGGCGTTCCGGGCCTTGATGAAGATGCGCTGGCAGCCGACCGTGCGGGTCTCGCCGCCCTATCACGACGACCCGGTCTATATCGAGGCGGTGGCGAGCGCGATCCGCCGCGACCTCGCCGCCCTCGACTTCGAGCCCGAGGTCATCCTCACCTCGTTCCACGGCGTGCCGAAATCGTACCTGATGAAGGGCGATCCCTATCACTGCCAATGCGTGAAGACCGGCCGCCTGATCCGCGAGGCGCTCGGCTACTCGCCGGAGCGGATGCGCACCACCTTCCAGTCGCGCTTCGGCAACGAGGAATGGCTGAAGCCCTATACCGACGAAACCGTGAAGGAGCTGGCCGCCCAGGGCGTGAAGCGCCTCGCCATCGTGGCGCCGGGCTTCACCGCCGATTGCCTCGAGACCCTGGAAGAGCTCGACGGCGAGAACCGGCACTATTTCGAGGAAGGCGGCGGCACCCACTTCGCCTACCTGCCCTGCCTCAACGACGGAGCCGAGGGCATGCGGGTGATCGAGCACGTCGTCGCCCGCGAGTTGAAGGGCTGGCTCGACTGA
- a CDS encoding methylated-DNA--[protein]-cysteine S-methyltransferase yields MSAPATFLLGTLPTPIGTMLLVFDEDATLSALDWSDHEARMRRLLRLHYGTAFTLRDAALPPAIHDPLAAYFTGDLGAIDGLAVRHNGTAFQREVWTALRTIPAGTTTSYGALAQRLGRDKAVRAVGLANGANPVGLVVPCHRVIGANDSLTGYGGGLHRKQWLLVHEGVTLGGRQGRLDLG; encoded by the coding sequence ATGTCCGCGCCTGCCACCTTCCTCCTCGGCACCCTGCCGACCCCGATCGGCACGATGCTGCTGGTCTTCGACGAGGATGCGACCTTAAGCGCCCTCGACTGGTCGGACCACGAGGCGCGGATGCGGCGCCTGCTGCGGCTGCATTACGGCACCGCCTTCACCCTCAGGGACGCCGCCCTGCCGCCGGCGATCCATGATCCGCTCGCGGCCTATTTCACCGGCGATCTCGGCGCCATCGACGGGCTGGCGGTCCGCCACAACGGCACGGCCTTCCAGCGCGAGGTCTGGACCGCGCTCCGCACCATCCCGGCTGGCACGACGACGAGCTACGGTGCCCTGGCGCAGCGTCTCGGCCGGGACAAGGCGGTGCGGGCGGTGGGGCTCGCCAACGGCGCCAACCCGGTCGGCCTCGTGGTGCCGTGCCACCGGGTGATCGGGGCGAATGACAGCCTTACCGGCTATGGCGGCGGGCTCCATCGCAAGCAGTGGCTGCTAGTCCATGAAGGTGTGACGCTCGGCGGGCGGCAGGGGCGGCTGGATCTGGGGTGA
- a CDS encoding PIN domain-containing protein, which yields MYLLDTNILSQGAPTKEPGLAFDDLAGWLKAATAHLWISVVTTGEIADGVERSTLKGEHRKAARLRTWLAAVEHLYGSRILPLDRDAAHLAGLLSARARMAGASPGFADAAIAATAETRGLRLMTRNAKDFAPMGIAFINPYEDGLPALPDRPGGSPRGS from the coding sequence ATGTACCTGCTGGACACCAATATCCTGTCGCAAGGGGCGCCGACGAAAGAGCCGGGCCTTGCATTCGACGACCTCGCGGGCTGGCTGAAAGCCGCGACGGCGCACCTCTGGATTTCCGTCGTCACCACCGGCGAGATCGCGGACGGCGTGGAGCGGTCGACCTTGAAGGGCGAGCATCGAAAGGCGGCCCGGCTTCGCACGTGGCTGGCGGCCGTGGAGCACTTGTACGGGAGCCGCATCCTGCCACTCGACCGTGACGCGGCGCACCTTGCAGGACTTCTCTCCGCGCGAGCGCGAATGGCCGGAGCCTCACCGGGTTTCGCCGATGCTGCCATCGCGGCGACGGCCGAAACGCGCGGCTTGCGCCTGATGACGCGCAACGCCAAGGATTTCGCACCGATGGGCATCGCGTTCATCAATCCGTACGAGGACGGTCTGCCGGCCCTTCCTGACCGACCGGGCGGCTCGCCTCGGGGATCCTGA
- a CDS encoding type II toxin-antitoxin system Phd/YefM family antitoxin, which translates to MREIQLRDAKATLSAVVDDAVRGEPSIITRHGRPEAVVLSFAEWQRLSTVPSFGELLASSGLRDGDLPERDKTPLRDIDF; encoded by the coding sequence ATGCGCGAGATTCAGTTGCGGGATGCCAAGGCCACCCTGTCCGCCGTCGTCGATGATGCTGTTCGCGGCGAGCCGAGCATCATCACCCGGCACGGACGGCCCGAAGCCGTCGTCCTCTCTTTCGCGGAATGGCAGCGACTCTCGACCGTGCCGAGCTTTGGAGAGCTTCTCGCGTCCTCGGGGCTGCGCGACGGTGATCTTCCCGAGCGTGACAAGACCCCGCTACGCGACATCGATTTCTGA
- the groL gene encoding chaperonin GroEL (60 kDa chaperone family; promotes refolding of misfolded polypeptides especially under stressful conditions; forms two stacked rings of heptamers to form a barrel-shaped 14mer; ends can be capped by GroES; misfolded proteins enter the barrel where they are refolded when GroES binds): MAAKDVRFASDAREKMLRGVDILADAVKVTLGPKGRNVVIEKSFGAPRITKDGVTVAKEIELADKFENMGAQMVREVASKTNDIAGDGTTTATVLAQAIVREGAKYVAAGMNPMDLKRGIDLATQAAVKDIQSRAKKVSASEEIAQVGTISANGDKDIGEMIAHAMQKVGNEGVITVEEAKTAETELDVVEGMQFDRGYLSPYFITNAEKMIAELEDPYILIHEKKLSSLQAMLPVLEAVVQTGKPLLIVAEDIEGEALATLVVNKLRGGLKVAAVKAPGFGDRRKAMLEDIAILTQGQMIAEDLGIKLENVTLPMLGRAKRVRIEKENTTIIDGAGEKDDIQARVQQIKAQIEETTSDYDREKLQERLAKLAGGVAVIRVGGATEVEVKEKKDRVDDALHATRAAVEEGIVPGGGTALLRAKKAVAALSSDNADVQAGIKIVLKALEAPIRQIASNAGVEGSIVVGKIGDKGDSETYGFNAQTEEYVDMIQAGIVDPAKVVRTALQDAASVAGLLVTTEAMVADAPKKESAAPAMPGGGMGGMDF, from the coding sequence ATGGCAGCGAAAGACGTTCGTTTCGCCTCCGACGCCCGCGAGAAGATGCTGCGCGGCGTCGACATCCTGGCGGATGCGGTGAAGGTCACGCTCGGCCCCAAGGGCCGCAACGTCGTGATCGAGAAGAGCTTCGGCGCGCCGCGGATCACCAAGGACGGCGTGACCGTCGCCAAGGAGATCGAGCTCGCCGACAAGTTCGAGAACATGGGCGCCCAGATGGTGCGCGAAGTGGCCTCGAAGACTAACGACATCGCGGGTGACGGCACCACCACCGCCACCGTGCTGGCCCAGGCGATCGTCCGCGAGGGCGCCAAGTACGTCGCCGCCGGCATGAACCCGATGGACCTGAAGCGCGGCATCGACCTCGCCACCCAGGCCGCCGTGAAGGACATCCAGAGCCGCGCCAAGAAGGTGTCGGCCTCGGAGGAGATCGCCCAGGTCGGCACGATCTCGGCCAACGGCGACAAGGACATCGGCGAGATGATCGCCCATGCCATGCAGAAGGTCGGCAACGAGGGCGTGATCACGGTCGAGGAGGCGAAGACCGCCGAGACCGAGCTCGACGTCGTCGAGGGCATGCAGTTCGACCGCGGCTACCTCTCCCCGTACTTCATCACGAATGCGGAGAAGATGATCGCCGAGCTCGAGGATCCCTATATCCTCATCCACGAGAAGAAGCTGTCGTCGCTCCAGGCGATGCTGCCGGTGCTCGAGGCCGTCGTCCAGACCGGCAAGCCGCTGCTGATCGTCGCCGAGGACATCGAGGGCGAGGCGCTCGCCACCCTCGTCGTCAACAAGCTGCGCGGCGGCCTGAAGGTTGCGGCCGTGAAGGCGCCGGGCTTCGGTGACCGTCGCAAGGCCATGCTCGAGGACATCGCGATCCTGACCCAGGGTCAGATGATCGCCGAGGACCTCGGCATCAAGCTCGAGAACGTGACCCTCCCGATGCTCGGCCGCGCCAAGCGCGTCCGCATCGAGAAGGAGAACACCACGATCATCGACGGCGCCGGCGAGAAGGACGACATCCAGGCCCGCGTCCAGCAGATCAAGGCGCAGATCGAGGAGACCACCTCGGACTACGACCGCGAGAAGCTCCAGGAGCGTCTGGCCAAGCTCGCGGGCGGCGTCGCGGTGATCCGCGTCGGCGGCGCGACCGAGGTCGAGGTCAAGGAGAAGAAGGACCGCGTCGACGACGCCCTCCACGCCACCCGCGCGGCGGTCGAGGAAGGCATCGTCCCCGGCGGCGGCACCGCGCTCCTGCGCGCCAAGAAGGCCGTGGCCGCTCTCTCGAGCGACAACGCCGACGTCCAGGCCGGCATCAAGATCGTCCTCAAGGCCCTTGAGGCCCCGATCCGCCAGATCGCCAGCAATGCCGGCGTCGAGGGCTCGATCGTGGTCGGCAAGATCGGCGACAAGGGCGACTCGGAGACCTACGGCTTCAACGCCCAGACCGAAGAGTACGTCGACATGATCCAGGCCGGCATCGTCGACCCGGCCAAGGTCGTGCGCACCGCCCTGCAGGACGCCGCTTCGGTGGCCGGCCTGCTGGTGACGACCGAGGCGATGGTCGCCGACGCCCCCAAGAAGGAGAGCGCTGCTCCGGCGATGCCGGGCGGCGGCATGGGCGGCATGGACTTCTAA
- the groES gene encoding co-chaperone GroES, whose product MQFRPLHDRVVVRRIESEEKTKGGIIIPDSAKEKPQEGEIVAVGPGGRDESGKLTPLDVKAGDRVLFGKWSGTEVKIDGKDLLIMKESDIMGVLA is encoded by the coding sequence ATGCAATTCCGTCCGCTGCACGACCGTGTCGTCGTCCGTCGCATCGAGAGCGAGGAGAAGACCAAGGGCGGCATCATCATCCCGGATTCCGCCAAGGAGAAGCCGCAAGAGGGCGAGATCGTCGCCGTCGGCCCCGGTGGCCGCGACGAGTCCGGCAAGCTGACCCCCCTCGACGTCAAGGCCGGCGACCGCGTCCTGTTCGGCAAGTGGTCGGGCACCGAGGTCAAGATCGACGGCAAGGACCTCCTCATCATGAAGGAGTCCGACATCATGGGCGTGCTGGCGTAA
- a CDS encoding magnesium transporter CorA family protein, with translation MITLHGAAGVVAEGHACAAHPLPAHGTWLDLEDPSEAETALAETATGLKVPSRAALSEVQNSRRLNRRKDAFYLSTPMISFRDDDLTIRPLGFVLTPERLLTVRFQPLAAFDTVKERQAERDGPASSVETFLALNEELIDCMADTLETMSDELDSLSTRIFTFDTSANGNGRREGAAPKNFAPKRRDLALRRLLRAIGRRGKALAKLRASLLGLGRILPYVAGEAETWLKPEEKARFESLRLDVASLDEFETRLSETVQFLLDATLGLINMEQNNTFRVLTVVSVIGIPPTLMASVYGMNFKHMPELDWAWGYPYGLAVIGLSALVPAIYFKLKGWF, from the coding sequence ATGATCACGCTTCACGGCGCCGCGGGCGTGGTTGCCGAAGGGCATGCCTGCGCGGCCCATCCCCTTCCGGCCCACGGCACCTGGCTCGACCTCGAGGATCCAAGCGAGGCCGAGACGGCGTTGGCGGAAACCGCCACCGGGCTGAAGGTCCCGTCCCGCGCGGCCTTGAGCGAGGTGCAGAATTCCCGCCGGCTCAACCGGCGCAAGGACGCCTTCTATCTCAGCACCCCGATGATCTCGTTCCGCGACGACGACCTGACGATCCGCCCCCTCGGCTTCGTGCTGACGCCGGAGCGGCTGCTCACCGTCCGGTTCCAGCCGCTCGCCGCCTTCGACACCGTCAAGGAGCGCCAGGCCGAGCGGGACGGACCGGCCTCCAGCGTCGAGACCTTCCTGGCGCTCAACGAGGAGCTGATCGACTGCATGGCCGACACCCTCGAGACGATGAGCGACGAACTCGATTCGCTCTCGACCCGGATCTTCACCTTCGACACCAGCGCCAACGGAAACGGCCGGCGCGAGGGGGCGGCGCCCAAGAACTTCGCACCCAAGCGGCGCGACCTCGCCCTGCGGCGCCTGCTCCGCGCCATCGGCCGGCGCGGCAAGGCCCTGGCGAAGCTGCGCGCCTCGCTGCTCGGCCTCGGCCGCATCCTTCCTTACGTCGCCGGCGAGGCGGAGACCTGGTTGAAGCCCGAGGAGAAGGCCCGGTTCGAAAGCCTGCGCCTCGACGTCGCCTCCCTCGACGAGTTCGAGACCCGGCTCTCCGAGACGGTGCAGTTCCTCCTCGACGCCACCCTCGGCCTCATCAACATGGAACAGAACAACACCTTCCGGGTGCTCACCGTGGTCTCGGTGATCGGCATCCCGCCGACCCTGATGGCCTCGGTCTACGGGATGAACTTCAAGCACATGCCGGAGCTGGACTGGGCCTGGGGCTATCCCTACGGGCTCGCCGTCATCGGGCTGAGCGCGCTGGTGCCGGCGATCTACTTCAAGCTGAAGGGGTGGTTCTGA